Genomic window (Dolosigranulum savutiense):
TATTCAAATACATATTAGTTGTTGGCAAGTCATATGTTGATCCATCTAATGTAGATAATTCTGTTTTTGACTCGAATGTCACAACCTTTTTGTCTTCTGTTGATTCAGTTGTTTGCTCTGCAGATCCATTATCTGTCCCGCCTGTCTCGGTTCCACATGCGCCTAATAGCAATGCTGAACTAAGTGCGACTACCAATCCTTTTTTGAATAATGCCATTTTATATTCCTTCTTTCTGATATTTAATTTTTAATTTCTATTTAGTGATGTCCTATAACTCCATCTCAGCCAAGGCCTCCAAGGTATATCGGCGCTTATCCTCGCCTGGAATGAGCGGGACAATGAGGAGTTCATCTGCATCGGTTATATCGATGAGTTGTTGTAATTGTTGTTGCACATCTGTGGGAGTGCCAATAATTGCTTTATTCTTGTTCTTCTGAATATGCTCCTTATCTTCAGTACTTAGTTGATATTGAGCAGCTGTTTCAATAGAGGGAAAATGAGTAAACTCACGGTAATCATGCTTCCCTAACATCCACACATCGAGTGCTCGCTCTAGTTGAGTAGCTTCTTCTTCAGTCGGTGCCACCACTACAGACAGGGCAATACTGACAAGTGGCTGCTTTAAGAAGGGAGAGGGCTTGAAATGATAACGGTAAGCGTTAATGCCATTTTGCACATAGTCCATACCGACTAAGAATTTCCCATAGACATAGCCTAAGCCAAGCTTTCCTGCTTGTTGTGCTGTTGCGGGAGAGCCCGTGGTTAAGACAAACGGAATAGGATTAGCCTTAACATTCGGGTGGACAACCATATCACTAAAGCGGTGGTCTTCGTCCACATCATTTTGTAAGTAGTAAACCAAGTCAGCTACTTGTTCTTGATGGTCTACTTCACTTGTGCGGTATTCATTCAATGCTTCGCGAGCGGGTTTTACTCCTGGATTGTTCCCTAAGCCTGCATCCACACGATCAGGAAAAAAAGCGGTTAATGTTTTTAAGCTTTCGGCTACTTTTAGTGGACTGTAGTGAGGTAACATAATGCCACCCGATCCAATACGAATCCGTGTTGTTTGGTTTAATAAGTGCATCATAAGCATTTCGGGTGCACTCGAGGTAAATGCAGGTACATTGTGATGCTCAGCCACCCAAAAGCGGTGATAGCCTAAATGCTCAGCTAGCCGAGCACGCTCTACCGTCTGAGCAAGTGCTTCTTCTGAGGTTTGGCCTTCATCACGAATGCCGTAATCTAAAATCGACAGCAGTGTCATTGAACTTCCTCCATTCGTACAATGATGGTTTTAGCTTAAAATAAGATCCACTAATTGTTCTGGATTTAGTGCCCCAAAATATTGCTCAAACTCTAGGTCTTGCAAAGCTTCCAGTAAGTCTTTGCGTTCTGTCCGTGTACCAATCAATGCTTGTTCAACCTCTGAAACATCTCCCTTAGAGAAGAAATCCCCATAAATCTTGCATTGATCGATGCGACTCGCTTGGATCGATAGAGATACCTCAATCGTACCAATATCGAATCGTTCACTTCGATTGTATTCGTATTGAGGAGCTTGACCGTATACCCAATCCCAATTGCTATATTTTTCTTCGACTAACTGATCGATAGCTGCCCAATCTTCATCTGTTAAGATATAACGTTTCGCTTCCGCTAGATCATCAACCTGAAGTAATTCTTTGAGCATTAAGTCCTTAAATTCCATATTCGTAACATCTTGATACTTATCTGCTAAGTGTGGCCGAATATTGGTTACACGCGCACGAACGGATTCGATCCCTTTTGAGATCAACTTCTGACGACTTGGGGTTAAGCTCTTCACCATCGCTTCCGGATCAATATCTAATAATAGCGAAAACCCTCCATACAAGCGATCTCCCACCGGCATCATTGCTGCTCCGGATACTTTTTTATCATGAATAACCAGATCATTCCGGCCTTTTTGATCGATCTCAGTTACGCCAAGATTTTTTAAGGCTGCAATCGCTGGAGCATAGAATTGCTTGTAGTCTCCAACTAGGCTATCTTCAAGAGGCAATAGAAAACAAAAATTTACACTTCCATGGTCCAAATAAATTGCTCCGCCTCCCGTATCACGGCGCACAACCGGCATATTATGCGCGTTTAAAAATTCTTTACCCACTTCTTTTTCTGGATTTTGGAAGCGACCAATTTGGACATGGGGGTCACATATATATGGGAAGATAAGGGCTTCGCCTGGTTTGATATGTTTTTGGGCATATACTTGAATAGCTAAGGAAGTTGCCCCATCTGTCATAAACTTACCATCACGAATTGGCTCGACTAAGTACATTTACTTCTCTCCTTTGATCTGATTAGCTTGTGTTAATGTTTGTTGGATATCATCTGTTAAACGAATCGTTCGGTGACGGATTGCTTGTGGTAATCGATAACGCTTCTGATTCATAGGTGCATAAATGGCTGCTGGGTTAGATTCCACACGTTCAGTAAACGGCTGCTTAATAAACTGTGGTGTGGTAAACCCGACTCCAATTTCTAAATACAATACTTGACCGGCTTCATGTTGTGCGAGGAAAGCTTCATACCGCTCCAACTGGGCGTAGAAGTCCGCATCTTCTACCATTCCTTTTTCGGCGTTGCGCTTATTCACTTCAAGATAAGCGCCGCACCGTGGGCAATAAGGAATCAATTCATACGGAATCGTCATCTCTGATTGTTCTGTCACCATTTGTCGGATTAAGTCATCTTTCCGATATGTCTGAGCATGGCAGAACTGACTACACTGCATTAAGCCGTACTCGCCCTGGATATGAAAGACTTTTTCCGGATCATAATCAGCCACCCAAAAAGCATTATCCGCATTTGTCGTAATAATGTGATATGGCTTATCGGCTAGTAAAGACTTCAGCGCTAAATATGATGGCCCGACAGGTTGATCCAAGTAATTCAATGCAATGAAGCGACTTTGGAATGCCCAGTATTCCGTAATACTCTCATAATCATACAAACTCGCCTGGAGCATATCAATTAAGCCATACTTCTCGATAAAATCGTCAAAATGATCAGTAAAGCGCTCGCCACTGTATAAAAAGCCGTCCGCCGCTGACATCCCGGCTCCAATCCCAACCACCACCGCATCAGCTTCTGCTATTAATTCGCATAGCTTCTCAGCTTCAGACTGATGGGGTAAAATCTCAGCTGTCCATTTATGTTGTGCCATCTGAATCATCTCCTCCCGCCGTTAAAAGTCGTTCGTATATTTCTTTATCTTTATCCGTAAAAACATTAAATACTACCTGCATCGGTTCGGTATGTTTTGCTAAAAATGTTGTGACTTCTTGAATAGCGATTTCGGCAGCTTCTTGTTGAGGAAAGCCAAACTCACCTGTTGCAATACAACAAAAAGCAAGACTCGCTAAAGAATGATCCACCGCTGCTAACAAACAGTGTTGGTAACAATTAGCTAATAAATCCCGATGTAGCTGGCCCACTTGCTTACCGTGTACATTCGGACCTACCGTATGAAGAACATAGTTACTGGGCAAGTTGTAAGCTGGTGTTAATTTTGCACGCCCAACTGGTTCTTTTCGTCCTTGTTTTTGGACCAATTGATGACAATCTTGGCGCAGTTGAATACCCGCCTTGGAATGAATCACATTGTCGATACAATTATGTCCTGGTAAATAACAGCCTTCTAACTGACTATTGGCTGCATTCACAATCCCATCAACGACTAGAGCTGTTATATCTCCTTGCCAGAGATAGAGTTGTGAGCCATTCTTGAACTCACGTACAGGCGTTAGAGCTGCCAGTTCAGTTGTTGGCTGGTTATACGCACCTAATACCTTATTTTGTTGCGCCATCCACTCATCCGACATTGGAGCAGGTGGTCGGACATTGACTAATTTGCGATAACAGTAAAAGTAATCATCCACTGTATGCAACTCGGGTAATGGTCTGTTACTCCCGTACTGTTCTTGCCATAAGGGGTGAATGACCGCTTCCCAGGTTGCCTGTAGAGTTGTCTGCTGCTCCATTATTCGTCTTCTAATGCTGCAAATTCAGCTTCATCCACATCGGTCAACTGAACTAACCAATTTTCGGATTCATCAGCGGAATTCAATAAGTTTGGTTGGTCAACTGCCGCTTCGTTTTTAGCATGTACCGTACCACTAATTGGCGTTTTCAGTTCAATAACCGTTTTCGAAGCTTCTAAAAAGAGAATGAAGTCCCCTTTTTTCAATGTGTCTTCGAAATTGTACTCTACAAACGCTACTGTCCCTACATCATCTTGCAATTCAGGGGTCATTCGAATCGTGTAAATATCATCTTGTTTTTCTACAAATAAGTAATTTCCAATTTTTCGCATAATTATACTCCTTTTTATTCCTATCTGATTGTAACTTATACCTTATTTATTCGTCAATAGTCGGTCTGAGAACTTCAACTTAGTTCGTTAAAAAACCGTTATCATCTAATAAGTTTAAGTTGTTTGGGGCCGTATTCTAATTCCAATTAACCAATATTGTTTTCTAACAACTCGTGCTGTTGGTCTTCCTTTTCATAATAAACTTCAACCATCTTCAATCCTACCGGCGAAGCGGTTCGACTGGCAGCTTGACGCTCTTTTGCTTGCAATATGTCAGGAATCGCATCCGGATCCAACTTACCATCCGACACATCGAGCAATGTTCCTACCATTATTCGAATCATATTGTACAAAAAACCACTCCCGCTAAAACGCAAAATATAATCGGTTCCCTCTTGAATTAAGCAAGCTTCATAAATTTCACGCACTCGGCTATCAACTTCTGCATTGACGGCTGAGAAGCTTGTGAAGTCATGTTCCCCTTTAAAATGCTCTAAGGCTTGCTTAATGCGGTCAACATTAAGTGCATGCGGATGATGATACGCGTACAGTCGCTTGAATGGATCAGCTTGTTTACCTGTATAGATCCGATATTCATACATCTTCCCACACGCATCATACCGTGCATGAAAAGTGTCAGATACTTGCTCCACTTTTTGAGGGACAATATCACTGGGCGTATTCGCATTGATTGCCCGTAACATTCCTGCTTCTGAAATGTAAAATGGAAAATCAAAATGACACACTTGTCCCGCCGCATGCACACCTGCATCCGTCCGTCCTGCCCCATGAATGCGAATAAACGTCCCCTTCGCTATTCGTTGAAGTGCTTGTTCAAGTTCACCTTGAATCGTCGGTACATTCGGTTGCACTTGAAACCCACTATAATTCGTTCCATCATAGGCTAAAGTTAGTTTATAACGTTGCATAAAGGTTTCATCCTTTCTCAATCGAAAAGAGCCTGCACTACGCAAGCTCTCCTGTCTTCTTTATGTTCTAAAAATAATAAGGAAAATAGTCATTGCTAGATAGATTCCTAACAAATACGTATCGCGTCGCTGCCAAGTAAGCTGGCGAAATTTTGTTCGGCCTTGTCCACCTTTATATCCCCGTGCTTCCATCGCTGTTGCCAATTCCTCAGCTCGGTTAATCGAGCTAACAAATAGTGGAATTAACATCGGCACAATTGATTTCATTTGGTTATACAAGTTTCCTTCCCCAAAATCAATTCCACGGGCACGTTGAGCATTCATAATTTTCTCCGTCTCATCCATTAATGTCGGCACAAAACGCAATGCAATACTCAACATCAACGCAATCTCATGCACAGGCACCCCGATCTTTTTACCCGGATGTAATAAATATTCGATCGCTTCGGTCAAACTCATGGGCATCGTTGTCAACGTCAATAAAGTTGTCATAAAAATAATTAAGACAAATCGCATAAAAATAAACACCCCATTGACAAGACCTTCCTTAGAAATAACGATCACCCACCAACTGAACAGTACATTCTCCCCTGCCGTAAAGACAACTTGCAATAATACTGTAAATAAAATTAGCCAAATTAACGGTTTGACACCATTAATAAAGAAACTTAACTTGATATCTGACAAATAAATACCGAGCCCAACAAACAAGGCCAGTCCTAAGTAGGTAAGCCAGTTGTTAGCCAAGAAAATAATAACGACAAATAATAGGGTACTCAATAGCTTTGCTCGCGGATCCAGTCGGTGAATAAGTGAATCTCCCGTCACATATCGCCCAAAAATCAGCTTATCCATCATGGTGATCACCTACCCTCTTCAGCGTTGTGGCTAATTGTTCCGCCAATTCTTCCGTTGTCAAAGGCAAGTAATCAAACTGCCAATCATATTGTGCTTGCAATTGGTTGGCAAGTTCCGTTGCACTTGGTACACCCAGCTGCAAGTTAGACAACCAGTCTGATTCTGCAAAAATTTCACGCGGATCCCCTTGACGGCGCACTGTCCCGGCTTCCAACACAATTAAGTGATCCGCATATGTTGCCACATCATCCATCTGATGCGTCACTAAGACAATGGTTAATCCGTGTTCTTTATGTAAGCGATAGAACATATCCATGATTTCTTTTTGCCCGCGTGGATCTAACCCGGCTGTCGGCTCATCCAGTACTAATACTTCCGGCTCTAAAGCCAACACCCCTGCAATCGCAACTCGGCGCATCTGTCCACCTGACAAGTCGAAGGGAGATCGCTCCATAAAACTTTCATCTAATCCCACAACTTCTAACAAAGCTTCTGCCTTCGCTAATGCTTCTTCTTTCTCCACACCAAAGTTGCGCGGACCAAAAGCAATATCTAAACCCACCGTCTCTTCAAATAACTGAGCTTCTGGAAATTGAAAGACAATCCCTACTTTTTTTCGCAATGGCTTTAATTTTTTATTCTCACTCTCTGAAGTAATCGTCCGATCACCGATTTGTACCATACCTTCTGTTGGCGTCTTCAGTGCATTCAAGTGTTGCAAGACCGTTGATTTTCCACTACCGGTATGACCAATCAGTGCGGTATATTTCCCAGTCTCAATCATTAAATTGACATCATAGAGTGCCCGACTTTCGAAAGGGGACCCTATTTGATAAGCATATCCTACATCTTGGAAACGGATGTCCATAACCAATCAATCAACCCTTCTTTTGTTAAGTAATCATCTGGCACCTTAATATTCTCTTGTGCCAAGGCTTGCTTCAACCGCTCAGGAAACGGTACATCAAGTCCATAAGACATTAGATTCTTCGTCTGCGAAAAAATAGCTTCTGGTTTATCGTGATCAATAATTCGACCACTCTTCATTACCAATACACGGTCACTCGCTGCCGCTTCATCAACATCGTGTGTAATAGAAAGCACCGTTAAATTCTCTCGTTCTTTCACTTCTTTTACTGTCTGCAATACTTCCCGACGCCCGCGTGGATCCAACATGCTTGTCGCTTCATCTAGAATCATAATCTTGGGCTTCAGGGCCACAATACCAGCAATAGCTACCCGCTGCTTTTGCCCACCTGACAGACGTGCGGGTTCTTTTTCAGCGAAGTCCGCCATGCCTACTTGAGCGAGGGCTTGCTCGATTCGCTCAATCATTTCCGGTCGTGGTACACCCAGATTTTCCAGTCCAAATGCGACATCATCTTGCACGGTAGCACCGACAAACTGATTATCTGGATTTTGAAATACCATACCGACCCGTTGCCGAATATCCCACACATTTTCCATCGTTAAGTCCAGACCATCAACTTGAACCATGCCTTCTTGAGGAGCGATCAAGCCATTTAAAGTTTTCGCTAGAGTTGACTTCCCCGATCCATTGGGTCCCACGATACTCAACCATTCCCCCTGCTTGACGGAGAAGGACACATCATTCAACGCCAAGTGGTCATCATCTATATTATATTTATACTTTATATTGTTCACTGTAATGATATCTGACATACTATTAACTCCAATATTCTAGGGTATAAAATTGACACTCAATGGTTCAATATTACCAAAAATAGCCTCTTAATACAATCTTAATCAGCTTTTTCAAGGTAAAATGTGTGCGAGTTGTAAGTCAATGGCGCCCTTATTTTCTCCACTCATTATCTAATCTTTCGATACCTGTCTGTAAGTGTCCCGCTTCTTCTAATTGTAGTGCGAGTTGTAATAAAAGATAATCTTTCCCTTTCCCTGTCCAGAAGTGTGTGCCAATCGGGTAGCCCTCTGACGTCATAAAGAGGGGCAGACTAATCGCAGGTTGACCGGCAATATTTTGGCTGAAAGCATAGCCCATATAGTCATGTCCGCTTTTATACATCCGCATAATAAGCTCTTCTATTTCACCTGCTGATAACTGCTCGGCTTGTCCCATCTCCTGCTCATAAGTCCTATATCCAAACTGATCATGCTTCGGTGCTGGACCATCTGTTATCGGTGTCAATGCGAGATCATAATTTGCAATAAAATTTTCGCGCTGAACGGTATACTGATCCCAGAAATTTAATATACTAGATAATTCATACCCAGGAATTTTTTCTCCCGCTTTATACATCACCCAAGTCATCGGTTCCATATCTTGTCTAGTTAAGCGTCGTCCTAATGTATCCTCTAATTTATGGAACATCTCAGCAGCGCCGATACTTGTTACTTTATAATATGTTCTCAATAACTTCTTATCATCCGTATGAGGCGCAACCTCGATTAATTCATGCCCCAGTGCTTCCAATAAACGAACAGCTTTTGTTATATTATCTTTACTCGTCTTCGAAACGGAGGCCCCGATAGGAGATGTATAAGAAAAGGCAATTTTAAGCGATTGATCAATTGGTTGCAGTCTATCTTCTGATAACACAGGAAGGTTAAATGGTGCTTCAACTTGGTCAGCCTCTAATGTTTTTAATAAAGTCCATGTGTCTCTCACTGAACGCGTGAGTGCAAAGTCAACTGCATTCCCATGACCTCTCCGGTAGCCACTTGGTCCCACAATAATACGTCCACGAGATGGCTTCAATCCAATAACTCCACTAAAGCTCGCGGGCAAACGAATACTACCGCCACCATCACTCGCCATTGTAACCGGTACGATTCCTGCTTTTAATGCCGCCGCTGCACCCCCACTAGATCCTCCTGCATTACGTGTTAAATCAAACGGTGTACGGACATGCCCCGTATAGGTTGAATCACTAATCCCTTTAAAGGCAAACTCCGGTACATTGCTACGTCCCACAATAATAAAACCCGCCTCAATAATACGCTCCACAACATAATCTGTTGTTTCCGCAATATTCTGGTGAAGTAATTGTGATCCACTAGTCGCTGGAAAACCTGCCTGTTGTTGGCCCACATCTTTCAATAAGGTAGGAACTCCATAGAATGGCGGTAAAGTATGTAATTTATCTTTGTTCTCATCCAATACTTGAGCACGTTTTAATGCATATTCCTTTTGGACATGGGTCACCGCGTTAAGCATAGGATTTAAAGACTCGATATTCGCTAATGCCCGCTTCACTAACTCAACTGAGGTGACCTTATCTTGCTTAATTAGATTAGCATAATAAGTTGCATCTTCTGTAAATAAATTCATTAAGCCCACTCCTTCGTTCGAATTAAATACCATCATTATTATGACACACCATTTAAATAATCAAAAGAAAGACAACTTATTTTGTATACAATATTGTTCAATGAAAATTATGTATAAAAAAAGCACTCTTGATATATGGTGTTTTCCTAGGAGATAATTTCTCCTAGGAAAACTAGAGCTAGACACTTGGTCACTTAATTTTCATTAAGTGCCATCATCATAACGCTCCATACATCGTAAGTGTTTTATCAAAACTTAAAATTATTCTTCTTCAGCTTCTTGTTCTACTACTTCGCCTTTTTCAACGAATTCTAGAATAGCCATCGGTGCGCCGTCTCCGCGACGAGGTTCAGTGTTTAATACGCGAGTGTATCCACCGTTACGGTTTTCAAATCGAACAGCGATATCATCGAACAATTTTTGAAGTGTTGACTGTACGATGATTTCATCTTCCGTTTCGCCGACTTCAGCTAATTCATTACGTAAGAAAGCTGCTGCTTGACGTCGTGCGTGTAAGTCACCACGTTTACCAAGTGTGACCATTTTTTCTGCTAGACGTTGTGTTTCTTTCGCACGAGTTTTTGTGGTCTTGATACGGTCATTAATAATCAAATCAGATACTAAATCACGCAACATAGCCTTACGTTGTGAACTTGTACGTCCTAATTTGCGGTATCCCATAATGTATCTCCTCCTTCGTCTTAAATTATTCTTCTTGTAAGCTTAAATCAAGCTCAGCTAATTTATTTTTCACTTCTTCAAGTGATTTACGTCCAAGATTTCGAACTTTCATCATTTCTGACTCCGTTTTTCCAGTAAGTTCTTGTACGGTATTAATGCCTGCTCGCTTCAAGCAGTTGTATGAACGTACAGATAAATCAAGCTCTTCGATAGTCATCTCAAGCATTTTTTCCATCTGTGTTTCTTCTTTTTCTACCATGATTTCAGCATCGCGTGCTTCTTCAGTTAGATTGACGAAGATATCTAAGTGCTCAGTCATGATCTTCGCAGCTAAGCTTAGACCATCTTCTGGTGAAATAGAACCGTCAGTCCATACATCTAATGTTAATTTATCGAATTGATCTTGTTCGCCAACTCGCGTGTTTTCTACATTATAGTTCACGCGTTTGATTGGGGTATAAATTGAATCAATCGGTAGCACTCCAATAGGCATATCATCATGTTTATTGTCTTCAGCGTCAACGTAACCACGGCCACGTTCTGCTTCCATACGAATGTGCAGATGTCCACCTTCAGATACGGTGCATAAATATAAATCAGGATTCATAATCTCGACATCGCTATCGTGAATGATGTCGCCAGCTGTTACTTCAGCTGCTCCTTCAATATCCAATTCAATTGTTTTTGTTTCTTCAGTGTGGAGCTTTAAAGCAAGTTTCTTCAAGTTCAAGATGATCGCTGTGACATCTTCTACCACACCATCAATGGCTGTAAATTCGTGCAAAACACCATCAATTTGAATGTTTGTCACGGCAGCACCAGGCAGTGATGATAATAAAATACGGCGCAATGAATTACCAAGAGTGGTTCCGTATCCACGTTCTAGTGGATCGATCACAAACTTACCGAATTTTCCATCTTCGCTGACCTCAACTGTTTCAATAACTGGCTTTTCAATTTCAATCATTTGGTCCTTTACCCCTTTCAAAACGTTGTCAACGTCATAGTCTGTTCATTACATTGCAATATTATGATTAGACGCGACGACGTTTTGGAGGTCGGCATCCGTTGTGTGGTACAGGTGTAACATCTTTAATTGCGGTAACATCTAATCCAGTTGCTTGTAGTGAACGAATAGCTGCTTCACGACCGCTTCCTGGCCCTTTAACTGATACCTCAACAGATTTCATACCATTTTCCATACCACCTTTAGCAGCTGCTTCAGCCGCCATTTGTGCAGCGAATGGTGTTGATTTACGAGAACCTTTGAATCCTAATTGTCCCGCAGATGACCATGAAATAGCGTTCCCTTGAACATCTGTAATCATTACAATAGTGTTGTTGAATGTTGAACGGATGTGAGCTACACCATGCTCAATATTCTTTCTCTGCTTACGTTTACGTGAACGTTTTGGTTTTCTTCCTTTAGCCATGAAAATACCTCCTTACTTTATTTAATGATTAATTATTTTTTCTTACCAGCAATTGCAACCGCTGGGCCTTTACGTGTACGTGCATTGTTCTTAGTTCGTTGTCCACGAACTGGAAGACCTTTACGGTGTCTGATGCCTCGGTATGAACCAATTTCTTGCAATCGTTTGATGTTTTGGTTCACTTCACGGCGCAAGTCACCTTCGACTTTTAGTTTGTCGACTTCAGCACGAATCGCGTCAAGCTGATCATTAGTCAACTCATTTACGCGTGTTTCTTCCGGTACGTTTACTGCTGCTAGAACTTTTTGAGCAGTTGTTTTACCAATTCCGTAGATGTAAGTTAATGAAATAACAATATGTTTATCTCGTGGAATATCTACTCCAGCAATACGAGCCATAATTTAACCTCCTTTTTATTTAACGTTTAATTAACCTTGACGTTGTTTGTGTTTAGGGTTTTCACAAATCACCATAACTTTACCGTTACGACGAACAATTTTACATTTATCACACATTTTTTTGACGGATGCTCTTACCTTCACTTGTATAACCTCCTTTTGTATC
Coding sequences:
- the rpsK gene encoding 30S ribosomal protein S11, whose translation is MAKGRKPKRSRKRKQRKNIEHGVAHIRSTFNNTIVMITDVQGNAISWSSAGQLGFKGSRKSTPFAAQMAAEAAAKGGMENGMKSVEVSVKGPGSGREAAIRSLQATGLDVTAIKDVTPVPHNGCRPPKRRRV
- the rpsM gene encoding 30S ribosomal protein S13, with amino-acid sequence MARIAGVDIPRDKHIVISLTYIYGIGKTTAQKVLAAVNVPEETRVNELTNDQLDAIRAEVDKLKVEGDLRREVNQNIKRLQEIGSYRGIRHRKGLPVRGQRTKNNARTRKGPAVAIAGKKK
- the rpmJ gene encoding 50S ribosomal protein L36 gives rise to the protein MKVRASVKKMCDKCKIVRRNGKVMVICENPKHKQRQG
- a CDS encoding DNA-directed RNA polymerase subunit alpha — translated: MIEIEKPVIETVEVSEDGKFGKFVIDPLERGYGTTLGNSLRRILLSSLPGAAVTNIQIDGVLHEFTAIDGVVEDVTAIILNLKKLALKLHTEETKTIELDIEGAAEVTAGDIIHDSDVEIMNPDLYLCTVSEGGHLHIRMEAERGRGYVDAEDNKHDDMPIGVLPIDSIYTPIKRVNYNVENTRVGEQDQFDKLTLDVWTDGSISPEDGLSLAAKIMTEHLDIFVNLTEEARDAEIMVEKEETQMEKMLEMTIEELDLSVRSYNCLKRAGINTVQELTGKTESEMMKVRNLGRKSLEEVKNKLAELDLSLQEE